The genome window CCAGGGTGGTGGTGCCGATGTCAATGGCCAGGCCCTTGGGGGGGTTGCCCGGGCTCCATCGGCTCAGGCGCTGCTGGGGCTCCCGATCATAATCCAGCCAGAAACACCCCGCCTTTTCTGTTACCCGGGCGGCCGGTCGGTATTGCCTGGCCGGTGCGGTAGTTTCCGCTGTCTGATTTTCCCCGGTATCCGCCCGGTCATCCGGATAGCGGTTGCCCTCGAGTATCCGGTACTCGTCCCGGACATACTCGGATAATACGTGAATGGTCATGTCTTTCCGGGTTTTTAACTGGCAGGCCAGGCGGATACCCTCCGCCGCCTGCTCCGGGGCAATCTCCGGATGGGGCGTTTCCTGAACCGATTCCGGGGACTCCACCCGCACCAAACATTTGCCGCAGATCCCCTGCCCGTTGCAGGGCGTGTCCACTTCCACGCCGGCGCGGTACAAGGCATCGCGCACGGTTTCGCCGCGGCGCATCTCAATGGATTCGCCGATCGGGTATATGGTTAGTTTTGACATAATATTATAGATTAAGGTTCCGGCAGTCGGGTCAGGGAAATCATTTCCTGGAGGTCTTCGGCCAGGAATTTCAAATCCTTGCGAAGTTCCTCGCCGTCCACCTCGCGCGGGACCACCACACTGGTGCGCATCAGGAAGATGGGTTTGCCGTCTTTGGCCCGGGACTCGATTTTGGTTTCCAGCTCAACGATATTGATGTTTAAAGACGCCAGGAGCTGAGTCGTCCGGTAAACAATCCCCATCCGGTCAACGCCCTTGACCCGGATTTCATAATTGGGCTCGGTCTCATTGCGTTTCTCGCCCGGCACATCCACCGGAAAAAGCGTGACCTTTAAATCCTTCTCCTTATCCAGCCGTTCGCAGGCGGCTGCCAGGTCATCGCACATCTTTCCGGTTGTGGCGGTGACCAGAATCATCAGGGCAAAATGATTGCCTAAAAGCGTCATGCGGGAGTCCTCAAAATTGCACCCGCAGTTGTATATCTCCTTGGACACCGTGGCCACAATACCGGTGACATTGCGGCCGACCGCTGAAATGATAAATTCCTGTTTCATAATTCCTCGTTGTTCATTGTTATAAACTTTGTGGCCTTTGATCCTGCGTAGGCTCAACCCAACCTACAATTGGTTTAACAATTCCGATGGTCATTTCGAGCGGCAGCGAGAAATCTTTTACAAGCAAGATTCCTCGTCACTTACGTTCCTCGGAATGACAGCCGAATTTATATGGGGCTTAATTCTGCCTTTGCACCTACACATAAAACGGTTGGCATAGGGCTTCCAGTGCGCTGCCCGGAATTTTGTAGGATTTGTCGTGAACGCCGGGGTTGAAATAAATATAGTCGGTTTCAACCAGCGCTTTTTCCATGTAAACGGCCATATCCGTAAAATGGCCGAACGGCGGCACGCAGCCCACGTCACAGCCCACCGTTTCCTTGACCGCTTCGGGCTTGGCAAACGAGACCTTCTTGCTGCCGGCCGCACGGGCCACCTGCTTCCAGTCCACGCGCCGGTCGCCCGGCAGCACCATCACGATCATGTCCCCTTCTTTGGTATTTAATACCAGGGATTTTACGGTTTCCGATTCGGTGACATGCAGGGCCTCGGCCATGGCCGGGTTGGTGTAGACCGGCTCATGATCGACCACGTCATATTCAATTTCCTTATCCGACAATATCTGCCGGATATTTTCTTCAAGTGTCATCCGTGAAAATTTCCCTTAAAATTATCTCGGCATAACCCCCCATTGCTCGGACAACCGGGGGTTGCCCACGGCGCGGGCCTGGATCCGTTCAATCGCGCCTTCGGTTTTTACCTTGATGCTGACCTGGGGCGATATGGCGCCCGAGGCCTCCGCGCTTTCAATGGCCAGGTCCCTGACCTTTTTCTTGGCAAAGGCAAAGGCATCCTCATATTCGGAAAAATTTTTGCGCTGGTCCCCGATCTGGACGATATGGGCATGGGCGCCCTCGCTTTCCTGCACGTAGATAAGGGCCTCCTTATCCGCCATGACGGAGCCGGCCACCGCACCCGCCGCATTGGCCACATGGGCATGCTCCGGCAGCACAAACGGGGCCTTGAGGCTCTCGGCCACTTTTTTGACAAATATGCCGGCTGGCGCGCCGATGCCAATAACCGGAAAGCGGCTGGCAATATTGACCGTCACATACTCGTTTCTGCCGCTGATGGCCTCATCTATCATCCACCGGCCCCAATTGCCGTCCACCATCTCCGGCAGATCCGCCTCATCCTCCTGCCGGGCCAGGAAAACAATGGCCTCCTCCACCATGGTGGCCACGATAAACTCAAGGGTGTCTGAGACAAACTGCTTGGGATTTTTATCATGGATATGGCAGGCGCATTCAATGGCCTGGCGCGCCGCCTCGATGTCCCACACATCCATCTGGCCGTTTACATGCAGAAGATCCGTGGGGGTCAAGGTGGCCTGCTCAATCAGCCCCTGGCGGAAAAACTCGTCCGCATTCAGCTGCACCGCATGATAGACCTCGAGCACCTTTAAAATCTCGGTGACACTGCGGGGCGATTCATTTAACAGCCCGAAAAGCGCCACATGTTTGGGATCGCTAATACCTGCGTCTTCCGGGTCAATGGTTTTATGCAGAAACCAGTAATCCAGATCATTCTGGCTCCAGGTGTTTTTCCCCTTTTGGCTTAGATTGGCGATGGTTTTTTTGACGTGGCTATATTGGGCCGCCAGCCTGGATAGCGGAACCACCCGGTCCGGTCCCACCACGGCTTTTCCGCCCTGACCGAAGGAAATCCGGCTGTCGCAGCCCACGCAGGCCGTACGGATACGGGCCGCCTTAACCGCGGTTTTGATATCACCCACCCGGGCGCCCTCATCCGTTATGGTCATCTGGGAATCCTGAATCAGGGCCATATCCGTGGTGGTGCCGCCCACATCGATCACCAGGGCGTTG of Desulfobacterales bacterium contains these proteins:
- a CDS encoding hydantoinase/oxoprolinase family protein, with product MYAKEQKSLQSRNESAGRKKFSGDYVVGIDTGGTYTDGVLMDYRTRRVVASGKTLTTRANLADGVITVLKMLNIENPATVKLVGISSTLATNSIAEGKAREVGLLLIGYDPELIQSYGLAANFSTRHFAYFDGGHNSQGAENAPLDLDGIKAWVKEYRDTVDAFAVSSYFSPLNPAHEEAVFDAIQDVCDLPVVLGHQLSTQIDSIKRATTACLNASLVAVMQEFIAAVQESLKDQKINAPLMIVKGDGSLMPHAEAAEKPVETILSGPAASAIGGLFFSRHGNALVIDVGGTTTDMALIQDSQMTITDEGARVGDIKTAVKAARIRTACVGCDSRISFGQGGKAVVGPDRVVPLSRLAAQYSHVKKTIANLSQKGKNTWSQNDLDYWFLHKTIDPEDAGISDPKHVALFGLLNESPRSVTEILKVLEVYHAVQLNADEFFRQGLIEQATLTPTDLLHVNGQMDVWDIEAARQAIECACHIHDKNPKQFVSDTLEFIVATMVEEAIVFLARQEDEADLPEMVDGNWGRWMIDEAISGRNEYVTVNIASRFPVIGIGAPAGIFVKKVAESLKAPFVLPEHAHVANAAGAVAGSVMADKEALIYVQESEGAHAHIVQIGDQRKNFSEYEDAFAFAKKKVRDLAIESAEASGAISPQVSIKVKTEGAIERIQARAVGNPRLSEQWGVMPR
- a CDS encoding ACT domain-containing protein, producing the protein MKQEFIISAVGRNVTGIVATVSKEIYNCGCNFEDSRMTLLGNHFALMILVTATTGKMCDDLAAACERLDKEKDLKVTLFPVDVPGEKRNETEPNYEIRVKGVDRMGIVYRTTQLLASLNINIVELETKIESRAKDGKPIFLMRTSVVVPREVDGEELRKDLKFLAEDLQEMISLTRLPEP
- a CDS encoding YbaK/EbsC family protein yields the protein MTLEENIRQILSDKEIEYDVVDHEPVYTNPAMAEALHVTESETVKSLVLNTKEGDMIVMVLPGDRRVDWKQVARAAGSKKVSFAKPEAVKETVGCDVGCVPPFGHFTDMAVYMEKALVETDYIYFNPGVHDKSYKIPGSALEALCQPFYV